A single genomic interval of Sporosarcina sp. ANT_H38 harbors:
- a CDS encoding PstS family phosphate ABC transporter substrate-binding protein has product MKNMKTLATLGLACSIFLAACGGTDGNTSAKTGESLSGSVAGDGSSTVAPIMEAIVEEYAQAEKDVKVSVGVSGTGGGFEKFIAGSTDFSNASRPIKDEEKAKLDEAGVDYTELKIANDGLTMVVNKENTWVDSLTVEDLTKMWTEDGTAKKWSDINPSWPAEEIVFYSPGTDSGTYDYFNEVVLEDADLVKSATLSEDDNVLVTGIKGDKNAVGFFGYAYYESNKDSLNAVLIDGVEPNAKTIESGEYTPFSRPLFVYVSNAAVKEKKEVRNFLEFVIDNSAEMSKAVGYVQLPEADYEEARKTLDSVK; this is encoded by the coding sequence ATGAAAAACATGAAGACACTTGCAACACTCGGACTCGCATGCTCGATTTTCCTAGCAGCTTGCGGCGGAACGGACGGCAATACATCAGCTAAAACAGGCGAAAGTTTGAGCGGTAGTGTAGCAGGCGACGGATCGTCCACTGTTGCCCCAATCATGGAAGCGATTGTTGAAGAATATGCACAAGCCGAAAAAGACGTTAAAGTTTCCGTAGGTGTTTCTGGTACAGGTGGTGGATTTGAGAAATTCATCGCTGGTTCAACAGACTTTTCAAATGCATCACGTCCAATTAAAGATGAAGAGAAAGCTAAGCTTGACGAAGCAGGCGTTGACTATACTGAACTAAAAATTGCGAACGATGGTTTGACAATGGTTGTTAATAAAGAAAACACTTGGGTCGATTCACTTACTGTCGAAGATCTCACGAAGATGTGGACTGAAGATGGAACGGCTAAAAAATGGTCTGACATTAATCCAAGCTGGCCTGCAGAAGAAATCGTCTTCTATTCACCAGGTACTGATTCTGGAACATATGACTACTTCAATGAAGTTGTCTTAGAAGATGCTGACCTTGTAAAATCTGCAACACTTTCTGAAGATGACAACGTTCTAGTTACGGGCATTAAAGGCGACAAAAATGCAGTTGGATTTTTCGGTTATGCCTATTACGAATCAAACAAAGACTCTCTGAATGCAGTATTAATTGACGGTGTTGAACCGAATGCGAAAACAATTGAGTCCGGCGAATACACACCGTTCTCTCGTCCACTATTCGTTTATGTCAGCAATGCGGCAGTAAAAGAGAAAAAAGAAGTTCGCAACTTCCTGGAATTCGTAATTGATAACTCAGCAGAAATGTCCAAAGCAGTCGGTTATGTACAGCTTCCTGAAGCAGACTATGAAGAAGCACGTAAAACATTGGATTCTGTGAAATAA
- the pstB gene encoding phosphate ABC transporter ATP-binding protein PstB codes for MKNENWTKAVYETNGLNLWYGTAHALKNIDLSINEKEVTAIIGPSGCGKSTYLKTLNRMVENVGGVTISGNVTFMGNNILGKAMPVELLRSKVGMVFQKPNPFPKSIYENVAYGPKIHGIRNKAMLDTIVEDSLRKAALWDEVKDRLNKSAYGLSGGQQQRLCIARCLAVDPEVILMDEPTSALDPVSTHKVEELIRNIKNDVTIAIVTHNMQQAARISDRTAFFLNGEIIECDRTSTLFSTPTDERTDDYINGRFG; via the coding sequence ATGAAAAATGAAAACTGGACAAAAGCCGTTTATGAAACAAACGGTTTAAATCTTTGGTATGGTACAGCACATGCGCTTAAAAACATCGATTTGTCCATCAATGAAAAAGAAGTAACTGCGATTATCGGCCCTTCCGGCTGCGGAAAATCTACGTATTTAAAAACATTGAACCGCATGGTAGAAAATGTAGGTGGCGTCACCATTTCCGGTAATGTAACATTTATGGGTAACAATATTCTTGGCAAGGCAATGCCTGTTGAACTGCTTCGTTCAAAAGTAGGCATGGTGTTCCAAAAGCCAAATCCGTTTCCAAAATCAATCTACGAAAACGTTGCTTACGGCCCTAAAATTCACGGCATCCGCAATAAAGCGATGTTGGATACAATTGTTGAAGATAGCTTACGAAAAGCGGCTCTTTGGGATGAAGTAAAAGACCGTCTTAACAAGAGCGCTTACGGACTTTCCGGTGGACAACAGCAACGACTCTGTATTGCTCGCTGTCTCGCAGTAGACCCGGAAGTAATCTTAATGGATGAACCAACTTCAGCGCTAGACCCGGTATCCACACATAAAGTCGAAGAATTGATTCGCAATATCAAAAACGACGTGACAATTGCAATCGTCACACATAACATGCAGCAGGCAGCACGCATTTCAGATCGTACTGCATTTTTCTTGAATGGTGAAATTATTGAATGCGACCGTACATCTACACTGTTCAGTACACCAACAGATGAACGCACTGATGACTACATCAACGGCCGATTTGGTTGA
- the glmM gene encoding phosphoglucosamine mutase, which produces MTKYFGTDGVRGVANKELTPELAFRLGRMGGHVLTKESSGKSQVLVGRDTRISGHMLENALIAGLLSTGVEVMTLGVISTPGVAYLTRVMNAQAGVMISASHNPVEDNGIKFFGADGYKLTDEQEEEIEQLLNAQEDSLPRPTGADVGSVTEYFEGGHKYIQYLKQTVNEEFTGIHVALDCAHGATSTLATHVFADLDADLTTMGASPNGLNINDGVGSTHPEELGKLVVEKGAHIGLAFDGDGDRLIAVDENGKVVDGDQIMFIIARHLHEEGRLKSGTIVSTIMSNLGFYKALSNNGMKSIKTAVGDRYVVEEMRKGNYNLGGEQSGHIIFHDYNTTGDGLLTGLQLVNIMKLSGRKLSELAAEMIVYPQKLINVRVTDKNAVTDNVRVAKVIADVEKEMAGNGRVLVRPSGTEPLVRVMVEAPTEEDCALLVQRIVDVVQEEMGTE; this is translated from the coding sequence ATGACAAAGTATTTCGGGACCGATGGTGTCCGTGGGGTTGCAAATAAAGAATTGACACCGGAGCTTGCTTTTAGATTAGGTAGAATGGGTGGGCATGTGTTAACGAAAGAATCATCAGGAAAGTCACAAGTACTTGTCGGTAGAGATACACGTATCTCAGGTCATATGCTTGAAAATGCCTTAATTGCGGGTCTTTTATCGACGGGTGTTGAAGTGATGACTCTTGGGGTTATCAGCACACCAGGTGTCGCTTACTTGACGCGCGTCATGAATGCACAGGCCGGAGTCATGATTTCGGCTTCACATAATCCTGTCGAAGACAATGGCATTAAATTTTTCGGTGCAGATGGTTACAAACTAACGGATGAGCAGGAAGAGGAAATTGAGCAACTGCTAAACGCACAAGAGGACTCGTTGCCGCGTCCAACTGGAGCAGACGTAGGTTCTGTTACAGAGTATTTTGAAGGCGGACATAAATATATCCAGTACTTAAAACAAACAGTCAACGAGGAATTCACGGGTATTCATGTTGCACTCGATTGTGCACACGGTGCGACATCGACACTTGCGACACATGTCTTTGCTGATCTCGATGCGGACCTGACAACGATGGGTGCATCGCCAAACGGCTTGAACATTAATGACGGTGTTGGTTCGACTCATCCTGAAGAATTAGGTAAACTCGTTGTTGAAAAAGGTGCCCATATCGGCTTGGCGTTTGACGGAGACGGTGATCGTCTTATCGCTGTCGATGAGAATGGTAAAGTTGTCGACGGTGACCAAATTATGTTCATCATCGCACGTCATTTACATGAAGAAGGTCGTCTTAAATCAGGAACGATTGTCTCAACAATTATGAGTAATCTAGGTTTCTATAAAGCACTTTCGAATAACGGCATGAAAAGTATTAAAACCGCAGTTGGTGATCGATATGTTGTCGAAGAAATGAGAAAAGGGAATTATAATTTGGGCGGCGAACAATCAGGCCATATTATATTCCACGACTACAATACAACTGGAGACGGGCTTCTTACAGGACTTCAGCTTGTTAATATTATGAAGCTTTCTGGACGGAAACTTTCCGAACTAGCGGCAGAAATGATAGTTTATCCACAAAAACTTATTAATGTGCGTGTTACGGATAAAAATGCGGTGACGGATAATGTACGAGTTGCAAAAGTGATAGCGGATGTAGAAAAAGAAATGGCTGGCAACGGTCGTGTTCTTGTTCGACCTTCAGGAACTGAACCACTTGTGCGCGTCATGGTAGAAGCACCTACTGAAGAAGATTGTGCACTTCTTGTCCAACGCATTGTCGATGTTGTACAAGAGGAAATGGGAACAGAATAA
- the pstC gene encoding phosphate ABC transporter permease subunit PstC, which translates to MTSIKPTEKLRTRDVIAAAKKNEKFGKIIPHLLLAVTSVTVLATFGIIYTLLKETFIFFQEVKIADFVFGTEWAPFSNADQTFGVLPLITGTLKIAGVALLIAVPFGLACAIFLSEYASPKIKKYIKPIIELLAGIPTIVYGFFALTVVTPWLQSFIPQLKLFNALSAGIVVGIMILPMIISLSEDALSAVPAAFREGSYALGSTRFETAIKVVFPAAISGIAASIILAASRAVGETMIVSLAAGSTPVFNMDFTGSIQTMTSYIVQVATGDAGYGTTIYYSIYAVGFTLFLFTFLMNRTALYIKTKFREEY; encoded by the coding sequence TTGACTTCAATAAAACCAACAGAAAAGTTGCGGACACGTGACGTCATTGCTGCTGCGAAGAAGAATGAGAAATTCGGAAAAATTATTCCGCACCTCTTACTCGCCGTTACTTCTGTTACTGTACTGGCAACGTTCGGAATCATCTACACACTACTAAAAGAGACATTCATTTTTTTCCAAGAAGTTAAGATTGCCGACTTCGTTTTCGGCACAGAATGGGCACCTTTTTCCAATGCTGATCAGACTTTCGGCGTTCTTCCCTTGATAACCGGAACTTTGAAAATCGCAGGCGTCGCACTTCTTATCGCGGTCCCCTTCGGACTTGCATGTGCAATTTTTCTCAGTGAATATGCATCACCAAAAATTAAAAAGTACATCAAACCAATCATTGAGTTACTAGCCGGTATCCCAACGATTGTTTACGGATTTTTCGCCTTAACAGTCGTCACGCCTTGGCTCCAGTCATTCATTCCACAGTTAAAATTATTTAATGCACTAAGTGCCGGTATCGTAGTCGGGATTATGATTTTACCTATGATTATCTCACTTTCGGAAGATGCGCTTTCTGCAGTTCCTGCTGCATTCCGCGAGGGGTCTTATGCGCTCGGTTCTACTCGATTCGAAACAGCTATCAAAGTTGTCTTTCCCGCAGCAATTTCCGGGATTGCCGCGTCGATTATTCTTGCTGCATCACGCGCCGTAGGAGAAACAATGATTGTTTCTCTTGCCGCCGGTTCCACACCAGTATTCAATATGGACTTTACAGGTTCAATTCAAACGATGACTTCTTATATCGTTCAAGTCGCAACAGGCGATGCAGGCTATGGTACAACAATTTATTACTCCATTTATGCTGTTGGTTTCACGTTATTCCTGTTCACTTTCCTAATGAACAGGACTGCTTTATACATTAAGACGAAATTCAGGGAGGAATACTAA
- the pstA gene encoding phosphate ABC transporter permease PstA, whose amino-acid sequence MDRVLQSKTNRRIAKDSAMKWLFGAIVAAILGITAFLFYGIGADGVERLNLSFFTNFGSRFPEKAGIKAALIGTLALMAVVIPVSMFLGLCSAIYLEEYAKKNKWTSFIEMNISNLAGVPSVVFGLLGLTLFVRALSLGNSILAAGLTMSLLVLPIIIVASQEALRSVPDTLREASYGMGATKWQTIIHVILPSAIGSILTGSILSFSRAIGETAPLIVLGIPVIVQFLPTGPLSTFTALPMQIYDWAKRPQPEFADAASAGIIVLMAMLIIMNGFAIYFRIRSEKKLQNR is encoded by the coding sequence ATGGACCGCGTTCTACAGTCAAAAACAAATCGTCGAATTGCTAAAGATTCAGCGATGAAATGGCTGTTCGGTGCCATTGTCGCCGCAATACTCGGAATTACCGCCTTCTTATTTTACGGCATTGGGGCAGATGGGGTCGAACGGTTGAACCTTTCATTCTTTACGAATTTCGGTTCCCGCTTCCCTGAAAAGGCGGGCATTAAAGCAGCCCTTATCGGTACACTAGCCCTTATGGCCGTCGTTATCCCAGTATCGATGTTTCTAGGCCTTTGTTCGGCTATTTATCTTGAAGAATATGCTAAAAAAAATAAATGGACATCTTTTATTGAAATGAATATTAGTAATCTTGCCGGCGTACCTTCTGTCGTCTTCGGACTTCTTGGACTAACTTTGTTCGTCCGTGCACTATCACTCGGTAACAGTATCCTTGCAGCTGGCCTGACGATGAGTTTGCTCGTCTTACCAATCATCATCGTAGCTTCCCAAGAGGCGCTTCGTTCCGTTCCCGACACACTTCGAGAAGCTTCATACGGCATGGGCGCAACAAAATGGCAAACGATCATTCATGTGATTTTACCGTCCGCAATAGGCTCCATTTTAACTGGAAGTATCTTATCCTTCTCACGTGCCATCGGTGAAACAGCACCGCTTATCGTTCTGGGAATTCCGGTTATCGTTCAATTTCTGCCAACTGGACCACTAAGCACATTTACAGCTCTTCCGATGCAAATTTACGATTGGGCAAAACGCCCGCAACCAGAATTCGCGGATGCCGCTTCAGCGGGTATTATCGTCCTAATGGCCATGCTCATTATAATGAACGGATTCGCTATTTATTTTAGAATTAGATCAGAGAAAAAGCTTCAAAATCGATAG